From Alienimonas californiensis, a single genomic window includes:
- a CDS encoding ATP-binding protein yields the protein MQAAAPATPAGRAAAEQFLAAVGARVRRGGRYRGKALSLEAGDQYEGLAGGVTVHALPAVSREQVILPAATLDLLDRNVLRFAADRPRLRAAGLPTKKGLLFYGPPGTGKTHTVRYLASALPGCTTLLVTEEQVGLLGQYVSLARLLAPSLVVIEDADLIARDRESMGNACGESLLNKLLNDMDGLKPDADVLFVLTTNRPEALEGALAGRPGRIDQAVEFPPPDREGREQLIRLYARGATVSDATVADAAGRTEGVSAAFRRELIRRSTQFAMERTGPGDGLDVTTPDVAAALEELLISGGSLNRALLGAGDAVA from the coding sequence GTGCAGGCGGCGGCCCCGGCGACGCCGGCCGGCCGGGCGGCGGCGGAGCAGTTTCTGGCCGCGGTCGGCGCGCGGGTCCGCCGTGGCGGGCGCTACCGGGGCAAGGCGCTCTCGCTGGAGGCCGGCGATCAGTACGAGGGCCTCGCCGGCGGGGTGACGGTGCACGCGCTGCCGGCCGTCTCGCGGGAGCAGGTGATCCTGCCCGCGGCGACGCTGGACCTGCTGGACCGCAACGTCCTCCGCTTCGCCGCCGACCGCCCCCGGCTGCGGGCCGCCGGCCTGCCGACGAAGAAGGGCCTGCTGTTCTACGGCCCGCCGGGCACCGGCAAGACGCACACCGTCCGCTACCTCGCCTCGGCGTTGCCGGGCTGCACGACGCTGCTGGTCACTGAGGAACAGGTCGGCCTGCTGGGTCAGTACGTTTCCCTGGCCCGGCTGCTGGCGCCGAGCCTGGTGGTGATCGAGGACGCGGACCTGATCGCCCGCGACCGGGAGTCGATGGGGAACGCCTGCGGCGAGTCGCTGCTCAACAAGCTCCTCAACGATATGGACGGCCTGAAGCCGGACGCCGACGTGCTGTTCGTCCTCACCACGAACCGGCCCGAAGCGTTGGAGGGCGCCCTCGCCGGCCGACCGGGGCGGATCGACCAGGCGGTCGAGTTTCCCCCGCCGGACCGTGAGGGCCGCGAACAGCTGATCCGCCTGTACGCCCGCGGGGCCACGGTGAGCGACGCGACGGTCGCCGACGCCGCCGGCCGCACCGAGGGCGTCTCCGCGGCCTTCCGGCGGGAGCTGATACGCCGCAGCACCCAGTTCGCTATGGAACGCACCGGCCCCGGCGACGGCTTGGACGTCACGACGCCGGACGTGGCCGCGGCGCTGGAGGAGTTACTGATCTCCGGCGGCTCGCTGAACCGCGCCCTGCTGGGCGCCGGCGACGCGGTCGCCTGA
- a CDS encoding type II toxin-antitoxin system TacA family antitoxin, whose protein sequence is MPAAPTDARLSVRLDQSIKDEIADAAALLGQSVSDFTVTTLLRRSKEVKAEESVTRLTNRDRDLFRSIVDDEAAEPNAKLAAAARAFERRYGTDE, encoded by the coding sequence ATGCCCGCCGCCCCGACGGACGCCCGCTTGAGCGTGCGTCTCGATCAGTCGATCAAGGACGAGATTGCCGACGCCGCAGCACTGCTCGGCCAGTCCGTCAGCGACTTCACCGTCACGACCCTGCTTCGCCGGTCGAAGGAAGTAAAGGCTGAAGAAAGCGTCACCCGCCTGACGAATCGGGACCGGGATCTGTTCCGGTCGATCGTCGACGATGAGGCGGCGGAACCGAACGCGAAGTTGGCCGCCGCCGCCCGCGCGTTCGAGCGGCGGTACGGGACCGATGAGTGA
- a CDS encoding DUF6745 domain-containing protein, with translation MQAVTSPAALRAGETYRSVDLAGSDVDELPPGLTVRYALILRDCVRLERLPEGLRAGSIDLSGCTSLERLPEGLSASFLDLTGCGQLEEWPQAGEVSVGRLRMRDCLGFRSVPPWLGTVAQLDLAGCVGIRGLPEGLQVTSWIDVGGTNLTGLPASLASVGLRWRGVTVDERIAFRPDEITAAEALAEPNAELRRVKMERIGFDRFVAEADPKVLDTDSDPGGERRLLRVDLADDEPLVVVAVRCPSTGGQYVLRVPPDTKTCRQAIAWTAGFDDPSQYAPLVET, from the coding sequence ATGCAGGCCGTCACCTCCCCCGCCGCCCTGCGGGCCGGCGAAACCTATCGCTCCGTCGATCTGGCCGGGTCGGACGTCGACGAGTTACCGCCGGGCCTCACGGTGCGCTACGCCCTGATCCTGCGGGACTGCGTGCGGCTGGAGCGGTTGCCCGAGGGCTTGCGGGCCGGCTCGATCGACCTGTCCGGCTGCACGTCGCTGGAACGGTTGCCGGAGGGACTTTCAGCCTCGTTCCTCGACCTGACCGGCTGCGGCCAGTTGGAGGAGTGGCCGCAGGCGGGGGAGGTCTCCGTCGGCCGGCTGCGCATGCGGGACTGCCTCGGGTTCCGCAGCGTGCCGCCCTGGCTGGGGACCGTGGCCCAACTCGACCTGGCCGGGTGCGTGGGGATCCGGGGGCTGCCGGAGGGGTTGCAGGTCACCTCGTGGATCGACGTGGGCGGGACGAACCTGACAGGCCTGCCGGCCTCGCTGGCGAGCGTGGGGCTGCGGTGGCGGGGGGTGACGGTGGACGAGCGGATCGCCTTCCGCCCCGACGAAATCACCGCCGCGGAGGCTCTCGCCGAGCCGAACGCGGAACTGCGGCGGGTGAAGATGGAGCGGATCGGCTTCGACCGCTTCGTCGCCGAGGCCGACCCCAAGGTGCTGGATACCGACAGCGACCCCGGCGGCGAACGCCGCCTGCTGCGGGTCGATCTGGCGGACGACGAGCCGCTGGTGGTCGTCGCCGTCCGCTGCCCCTCCACCGGCGGCCAATACGTCCTGCGGGTCCCGCCCGACACGAAGACCTGCCGGCAGGCGATCGCCTGGACCGCCGGCTTCGACGACCCGTCGCAGTACGCCCCGCTGGTGGAAACGTGA
- a CDS encoding STM4015 family protein: MAESDDGPLPTSDEHVEEFFGLPVREFAEDGGVPTGDVAVRIGCDWDDQEGFPDRLADLLDDPAAAGITALVIGPWGGAFEGGSSEATVEALVAARDRLPNLRALFLGDIVQEETEMSWINQSDLSPLFGAFPALEELRVRGANDLSLGRPSHDNLRSLMIECGGMPASVAREVAAARLPKLERLELWFGDEGYGNEIADDVLIELLDAPLMAGLAHLGLRNDDRADETAAVLASRPRPGRITTLDLSLGTLGDAGADALAGAAWIGELDRLDIRHHFVSPAAVERLRAAVGALDARHVMEAYQYGNDPPERYVAVGE; encoded by the coding sequence ATGGCGGAGTCGGACGACGGGCCGCTCCCGACGAGCGACGAACACGTCGAGGAGTTCTTCGGCCTTCCCGTACGCGAGTTCGCGGAGGACGGCGGCGTGCCGACCGGCGACGTCGCCGTGCGGATCGGCTGCGATTGGGACGACCAGGAGGGGTTCCCCGACCGCCTCGCCGACCTGCTGGACGACCCGGCCGCCGCGGGGATCACGGCGCTGGTGATCGGCCCGTGGGGCGGGGCCTTCGAGGGAGGCAGTTCGGAGGCGACCGTGGAGGCCCTCGTCGCCGCCCGCGACCGGCTGCCGAACCTGCGGGCGCTGTTCCTGGGGGATATCGTCCAGGAGGAGACGGAGATGTCCTGGATCAATCAGTCCGACCTCTCGCCGCTGTTCGGGGCCTTCCCGGCGCTGGAGGAACTGCGGGTGCGGGGGGCGAACGACCTCAGCCTCGGCCGGCCCTCCCACGACAACCTGCGGTCGCTGATGATCGAGTGCGGCGGGATGCCGGCCTCCGTGGCCCGGGAGGTCGCCGCGGCCCGGCTGCCGAAGCTGGAACGGCTCGAACTCTGGTTCGGCGACGAGGGCTATGGGAACGAGATCGCCGACGACGTGCTGATCGAACTGCTCGACGCCCCGCTGATGGCCGGCCTCGCCCACCTCGGCCTGCGGAACGACGACCGGGCCGACGAGACCGCCGCCGTGCTGGCCAGTCGGCCGCGGCCGGGGCGGATCACGACGCTGGACCTCTCGCTGGGCACGCTCGGCGACGCCGGGGCGGACGCCCTGGCCGGGGCGGCCTGGATCGGCGAACTGGACCGGCTCGACATCCGCCACCACTTCGTCAGCCCCGCCGCGGTCGAGCGGCTGCGGGCCGCGGTCGGCGCACTGGACGCCCGGCACGTGATGGAGGCGTACCAGTACGGAAACGATCCGCCGGAACGCTACGTCGCCGTCGGCGAGTGA
- a CDS encoding GNAT family N-acetyltransferase has product MSDDTNEPFPWKIRPFKKADHDRSAFDCGVPSLNDWLKNKMSQWEKKGFSRTLVLVKDGERAVRGYYALSPHTVLHEALTEDQGKGLPMVDVPVVLIGRLAVDQTLQGQAFGRDLLLHALRRIYRLSLAMGVRAVEVDAIDDSAVRFYRAYGFEPLADQPRKLYLPIPVVRTLFESGAKPRSPRRSAVP; this is encoded by the coding sequence ATGAGTGACGATACCAACGAACCGTTTCCGTGGAAGATCCGGCCGTTCAAGAAGGCGGACCACGATCGTTCCGCCTTCGACTGCGGCGTGCCGTCGTTGAACGACTGGCTCAAAAACAAGATGAGCCAATGGGAGAAGAAGGGCTTCTCCCGCACGTTGGTGTTGGTGAAGGACGGGGAGCGGGCGGTGCGGGGTTACTATGCCCTTTCGCCCCATACTGTCCTGCATGAGGCGCTGACGGAGGATCAGGGGAAGGGGCTGCCGATGGTGGACGTCCCCGTCGTCCTGATCGGCCGGTTGGCCGTCGATCAGACCTTGCAAGGCCAAGCGTTCGGCCGGGACCTCCTGCTCCACGCCCTTCGGCGCATTTATCGCCTTTCGCTGGCGATGGGCGTGAGGGCGGTGGAAGTCGACGCGATCGACGACTCGGCCGTACGGTTCTATCGGGCCTACGGATTCGAACCGCTCGCCGACCAGCCGCGGAAGCTTTACCTGCCGATCCCGGTCGTGAGAACGCTGTTCGAGAGCGGGGCGAAACCCCGTTCACCTCGGCGTTCTGCCGTTCCCTGA
- a CDS encoding STM4011 family radical SAM protein, with the protein MNLSFLYRGTLSSCNYDCPYCPFAKHWESPEELASDRAGLDRFVEWIAGRTDDEIAILFTPWGEALVRKWYREAVTFLSNLPHVRRVAVQTNLSVDPRWLADADPATAALWCTYHPGQAGSPGRAGRAAFLRRCRTLDDLGVRYSVGVVGRREHLAEIETLRTELRPGVYLWVNAEKDEPGHDAADLVEALTRIDPLFPTNLADHPSRGRACRTGWDVFTVDAAGDVRRCHFVDRVIGNLHDGTFPAGRSGAPCPNATCGCHIGYVHLEPLGLHEIFGDGLLERIPAGWPNR; encoded by the coding sequence GTGAACCTGTCGTTCCTCTACCGCGGCACGCTGTCGAGCTGCAATTACGACTGCCCGTACTGCCCCTTCGCCAAGCACTGGGAGTCCCCGGAGGAGCTGGCGTCCGACCGGGCCGGGCTGGACCGGTTCGTGGAGTGGATCGCCGGCCGCACCGACGACGAAATCGCGATTCTGTTCACCCCCTGGGGCGAGGCGCTGGTCCGCAAGTGGTACCGGGAGGCGGTGACGTTCCTGTCGAACCTGCCGCACGTCCGCCGGGTCGCGGTGCAGACGAACCTGTCGGTCGACCCGCGGTGGCTCGCCGACGCCGACCCGGCGACCGCCGCCCTCTGGTGCACCTACCACCCCGGCCAGGCCGGTTCACCGGGAAGGGCGGGGCGGGCGGCGTTCCTGCGGCGCTGCCGGACGCTGGACGACCTGGGCGTGCGCTACAGCGTGGGCGTCGTCGGCCGCCGGGAACATCTGGCCGAGATCGAGACCCTGCGGACCGAGCTGCGGCCGGGCGTTTACCTGTGGGTGAACGCCGAGAAGGACGAACCCGGCCACGACGCCGCGGACCTGGTCGAGGCCCTGACGCGGATCGACCCGCTGTTCCCGACGAACCTCGCCGACCACCCCAGCCGCGGCCGGGCCTGCCGGACGGGGTGGGACGTCTTCACCGTCGACGCGGCCGGCGACGTGCGCCGCTGCCACTTCGTGGACCGGGTCATCGGCAACCTCCACGACGGCACCTTCCCCGCCGGCCGCTCCGGCGCCCCGTGCCCCAACGCGACCTGCGGCTGCCACATCGGCTACGTCCACCTGGAGCCGCTCGGTCTGCACGAAATCTTCGGCGACGGCCTGCTGGAACGCATCCCGGCGGGCTGGCCGAACCGCTGA
- a CDS encoding STM4014 family protein gives MRPESPTVAPPRRWALVGNPENRRVALFQRALADRGAPPALLLPWLDLLSGRRSIEEVPPDAVLRVDSPGENWAVERALLATGLEAAEAEGSPTLGRRALAGLEADRGRILHPRQWFLGLRETLTDWDRRLAGRGVRWTAPAAGVLCMFDKLACQRRLAAAGVPVPAALSPGPVGGFDELTDRMAAADCDRAFVKLAHGSSASGVVAVQRGRTGWSAITSAEIVRGPSSCGEPGGLRLYNSLNVRRYVERDDVRDLIDELARHRVHVERWLPKASAEGATFDLRIVTICGRPRHTVVRTARSPLTNLHLGGRRGDPAAVRALCGPERWEAVLATVRRTAAAFPDTLTTGQDVLIAPGGRAHAVLEVNAFGDLLPGVTDEGEDASTAQIAAVAAVAAGG, from the coding sequence GTGAGGCCGGAGTCCCCGACCGTCGCCCCGCCCCGCCGGTGGGCGCTGGTCGGCAACCCGGAGAACCGCCGCGTCGCCCTGTTCCAGCGGGCGCTGGCCGACCGCGGCGCCCCGCCGGCGCTCCTGCTGCCGTGGCTCGATCTGCTCAGCGGCCGGCGATCGATCGAGGAGGTTCCCCCCGACGCCGTGCTGCGGGTCGATTCGCCGGGCGAGAATTGGGCCGTGGAGCGGGCGCTGCTCGCCACCGGCCTTGAGGCGGCGGAGGCGGAGGGCTCGCCCACGCTCGGCCGCCGGGCGTTGGCCGGACTGGAAGCGGACCGCGGCCGGATCCTGCACCCGCGGCAATGGTTCCTCGGCCTGCGGGAGACGCTGACCGACTGGGACCGCCGGCTCGCCGGGCGGGGCGTCCGCTGGACGGCGCCGGCGGCGGGCGTGCTGTGCATGTTCGATAAGCTCGCCTGCCAACGGCGCCTCGCCGCGGCCGGCGTGCCGGTTCCTGCGGCCCTCTCCCCGGGCCCCGTCGGCGGGTTCGACGAACTGACCGACCGCATGGCCGCCGCGGACTGCGACCGGGCGTTCGTGAAGCTGGCCCACGGCTCCTCCGCCAGCGGGGTCGTCGCGGTGCAACGGGGCCGGACCGGGTGGTCGGCGATCACCTCGGCGGAGATCGTCCGCGGCCCCTCTTCCTGCGGCGAACCGGGCGGGCTGCGACTCTACAACTCGCTGAACGTCCGACGGTACGTCGAGCGGGACGACGTGCGGGACCTGATCGACGAACTCGCCCGGCACCGCGTGCACGTCGAACGCTGGTTGCCGAAAGCGTCGGCGGAAGGAGCGACGTTCGACCTGCGGATCGTCACGATCTGCGGCCGGCCGCGGCACACGGTGGTGCGGACGGCTCGTTCCCCCCTCACGAACCTGCACCTCGGCGGCCGCCGGGGCGACCCCGCCGCGGTGCGAGCCCTCTGCGGTCCGGAGCGGTGGGAGGCCGTTCTCGCCACCGTTCGCCGAACCGCCGCGGCGTTCCCGGACACGCTGACAACCGGCCAGGACGTGCTGATCGCCCCCGGCGGCCGCGCCCACGCCGTGCTGGAGGTGAACGCCTTCGGCGACCTGCTCCCCGGCGTGACGGACGAGGGCGAAGACGCCTCCACCGCTCAAATCGCCGCCGTCGCCGCCGTCGCCGCCGGCGGCTGA
- a CDS encoding STM4013/SEN3800 family hydrolase has protein sequence MSGAGEGTPLDANAEIGRRDVLFVTLDTLRYDVAAGALADGLTPNLTALLPGGRWERRHTPGSFTLAAHHAFFAGFLPTPAEPVSEGGRPHERLFAARFAGSATTGPRTFVHDEPTWVEALAARGYRTLCVGGVGFFNKQTPLCRTLPGLFEESYWTEAMGVTGPDSTAEQVRLACRLLAETPPDRRALLFLNVSAIHQPNCLFTPGATADSPATQAAALAYVDRCLPPLFDALRIRGGALCVLCSDHGTAYGEDGFAGHRLAHEVVWTVPYAEFLLETAEVRPNAF, from the coding sequence GTGAGCGGGGCGGGGGAAGGGACGCCGCTCGACGCCAACGCCGAGATCGGCCGGCGGGACGTGCTGTTCGTCACGCTCGACACGCTGCGGTACGACGTGGCCGCGGGCGCCCTCGCCGACGGACTCACCCCCAATCTGACCGCGCTGCTGCCGGGCGGGCGGTGGGAGCGGCGGCACACGCCGGGCAGCTTCACCCTCGCCGCCCACCACGCCTTCTTCGCCGGCTTCCTACCGACGCCCGCAGAACCTGTTTCCGAGGGAGGGCGGCCGCACGAGCGGCTGTTCGCGGCCCGGTTCGCCGGCAGCGCGACGACCGGCCCCCGCACTTTCGTGCATGACGAGCCGACTTGGGTCGAAGCCCTCGCCGCCCGCGGCTACCGCACGCTCTGCGTCGGCGGGGTCGGGTTCTTCAATAAACAAACCCCGCTGTGCCGGACGCTGCCGGGGTTGTTTGAGGAAAGCTACTGGACCGAGGCGATGGGGGTGACGGGGCCGGACTCCACCGCGGAGCAGGTCCGCCTCGCCTGCCGTCTGCTGGCCGAGACGCCGCCGGACCGGAGGGCGCTGCTGTTTCTGAACGTCTCCGCGATCCACCAGCCGAACTGCCTGTTCACGCCGGGGGCGACGGCGGACTCCCCGGCCACGCAGGCGGCGGCGCTGGCCTACGTCGACCGCTGCCTGCCGCCGCTGTTCGACGCCCTGCGGATCCGCGGCGGGGCGCTGTGCGTGCTCTGCTCCGACCACGGCACCGCCTACGGCGAGGACGGCTTCGCCGGCCACCGGCTGGCCCACGAGGTGGTCTGGACGGTGCCGTATGCGGAGTTCCTGCTGGAGACGGCGGAAGTCAGACCGAACGCTTTCTGA
- a CDS encoding STM4012 family radical SAM protein yields the protein MTQSPPNEPDSPHPLDAANPFVGYAYSYPHKSAYRTLNPPVPLAEAWAGERRDGLFLYAHLPFCEVRCGFCNLFTLANSGADLVAPYLRALRAEAAAVREALPDARFARVALGGGTPTYLDERELAELLELLSGVLGTDAGALPASCEASPATLTAEKANLLRAWGVDRLSLGVQSFDEAEAKRLGRPQRTAEVRRAIEHVRDAGFPVLNLDLIYGTPGQSLASWLRSVGQAIETGAEEIYLYPLYVRELTGLGRTHVEPNDGRLDAYRAARERLLGEGYEQHSLRMFAKRAADGADVGPAYDCQSDGMVGLGCGARSYAGALHYSTEYAVGRAGVRAILTDYVHRDPADFAAARHGHRLAPDDRRRRFVLQGLLQSGGLDAAAYRRRFHSEPLADLPQLVELTDRGLAAWDGDRLKPTAAGLERSDAIGPWLYSPQVNELMAGGPVR from the coding sequence ATGACGCAGAGTCCCCCGAACGAGCCCGACTCGCCGCACCCGCTGGACGCGGCGAACCCCTTCGTCGGGTACGCCTACAGCTATCCGCACAAGTCGGCGTATCGGACGCTCAACCCGCCGGTCCCGTTGGCGGAGGCGTGGGCGGGGGAGCGGCGGGACGGGCTGTTCCTGTACGCCCACCTGCCGTTCTGCGAGGTGCGGTGCGGGTTCTGCAACCTGTTCACGCTGGCGAACAGCGGCGCCGACCTCGTCGCCCCCTACCTGCGGGCGCTGCGGGCCGAGGCGGCCGCCGTCCGCGAGGCCCTGCCGGACGCCCGCTTCGCCCGCGTCGCCCTCGGCGGGGGGACGCCGACCTATCTGGACGAGCGGGAACTGGCCGAACTGCTCGAATTGCTCTCCGGCGTGCTGGGGACGGACGCCGGGGCGCTGCCGGCCTCCTGCGAGGCCTCCCCGGCGACGCTGACCGCGGAAAAGGCGAACCTGTTGCGGGCGTGGGGCGTGGACCGGCTCAGCCTCGGCGTGCAGTCCTTCGACGAGGCGGAGGCGAAGCGGCTCGGCCGGCCGCAACGCACGGCGGAGGTGCGGCGGGCGATCGAGCACGTCCGCGACGCCGGGTTCCCCGTGCTCAACCTCGACCTGATCTACGGCACGCCCGGGCAGTCGCTCGCCTCGTGGCTGCGATCGGTGGGGCAGGCGATCGAAACCGGGGCGGAGGAGATCTACCTCTACCCGCTCTACGTGCGGGAGTTGACCGGGCTGGGCAGGACCCACGTCGAACCGAACGACGGACGATTAGACGCCTACCGAGCCGCCCGCGAACGGCTGCTGGGGGAGGGTTACGAACAGCATTCGCTGCGGATGTTCGCCAAGCGGGCCGCCGACGGGGCCGACGTCGGGCCGGCGTACGACTGCCAGTCGGACGGGATGGTCGGCCTCGGCTGCGGGGCCCGGTCCTACGCCGGGGCGCTGCACTATTCGACCGAGTACGCCGTCGGCCGGGCCGGCGTGCGGGCGATCCTCACCGACTACGTCCACCGCGATCCCGCCGACTTCGCCGCCGCCCGGCACGGCCACCGCCTCGCCCCGGACGACCGCCGTCGCCGGTTCGTGCTCCAGGGCCTCTTGCAGAGCGGCGGACTGGACGCCGCCGCCTACCGCCGCCGGTTCCACTCCGAACCCCTCGCCGACCTGCCGCAATTAGTCGAACTGACCGACCGCGGCCTGGCCGCGTGGGACGGCGACCGGCTCAAACCGACGGCCGCGGGGCTGGAACGCTCCGACGCGATCGGACCGTGGCTTTATTCCCCGCAGGTTAATGAATTAATGGCGGGGGGGCCGGTGCGGTGA
- a CDS encoding glycosyltransferase family 2 protein, with protein MPARPPKISCMMPTYGRPAYVHEAVWTFLRQDDPNKELIVLNDCPGQIYEFNHPEVRVFNESERFGTLGEKRNRCIELAEGDLVAVWDDDDVSLPWRLSYCRAERERRGVSFYRAAEFLAYWGENWLHDNQTVPGWCSHPTTLFAKELWRSVGGYPAQGVGEDAVFFQRVHERLGEEHIVHPIAPDDRFLILRGKSRYPHMSHAGGQGALDTTPGRIRIEPQPIADPLLYSHYVDRVARRGAPAEGPAIVGRGGPTGRPALSVLISLLNRSRIVDGGEELALFPHCVRSIAGAAAELAAADGIGPIELVVADFYSDDRPILEWLPEAAGPLAWTLVPVGGAFSRGRGLNRAAAVAAAERLLLCDADLLLTPEILRRAIDVVEEGGVWSPIFQYLTREGEPAYWEDRAHGVVAVSRARFAEVGGVPEFESWGGEDDLFYDRLARIGPVVRERAEGLRHQWHPDRLRHVHYRRAPGEDFQDYQRACPATAGPGAGSGTGGTYYGVHPHWAGELTLFADGRFVRAGAHAGGYEQVPGRSLVLAWDDWPAERLEWNPERGLFQSPDAAFTLRRQSAAPTPHAPVSR; from the coding sequence ATGCCCGCCCGCCCCCCGAAGATCAGCTGCATGATGCCGACCTACGGCCGGCCGGCGTACGTGCACGAGGCCGTCTGGACCTTCCTGCGGCAGGACGATCCCAATAAAGAGTTGATCGTCCTCAACGACTGTCCCGGTCAGATCTACGAGTTCAACCACCCGGAGGTGCGGGTGTTCAACGAGTCGGAGCGGTTCGGCACGCTGGGCGAGAAGCGGAACCGCTGCATTGAGCTGGCCGAGGGGGATTTGGTCGCGGTCTGGGACGACGACGACGTCTCGCTGCCGTGGCGGTTGTCGTATTGCCGGGCGGAGCGGGAGCGGCGGGGCGTCTCCTTTTATCGGGCCGCCGAGTTCCTGGCCTACTGGGGCGAGAATTGGCTGCACGACAACCAAACCGTCCCGGGCTGGTGCTCGCACCCGACGACGTTATTTGCCAAAGAACTCTGGCGTTCGGTCGGCGGCTATCCGGCCCAGGGCGTCGGCGAGGACGCCGTGTTCTTTCAACGAGTGCACGAACGGCTGGGGGAGGAGCACATCGTCCACCCGATCGCCCCCGACGACCGCTTCCTCATTCTCCGCGGCAAATCGCGCTATCCGCATATGAGCCACGCCGGCGGACAGGGGGCTCTGGATACGACGCCGGGGCGGATCCGCATTGAACCGCAACCGATCGCCGACCCGCTGCTGTATAGCCATTACGTCGACCGCGTCGCCCGCCGGGGGGCGCCCGCCGAAGGCCCTGCGATCGTCGGCCGCGGCGGTCCGACCGGGCGGCCGGCGCTGTCGGTGTTAATCAGTCTGCTCAACCGGTCGCGGATCGTGGACGGCGGGGAGGAGCTGGCGTTGTTCCCGCACTGCGTGCGGTCGATCGCGGGGGCGGCGGCGGAACTGGCGGCGGCGGACGGGATTGGGCCGATTGAACTGGTCGTCGCCGACTTTTATTCGGACGACCGGCCGATCCTGGAGTGGCTGCCGGAGGCCGCCGGGCCGTTGGCCTGGACGCTGGTCCCGGTCGGGGGGGCCTTCTCCCGCGGTCGGGGCCTGAACCGGGCGGCGGCCGTCGCAGCGGCCGAGCGCCTGCTGCTCTGCGACGCCGATCTGCTGCTGACGCCGGAGATTCTCCGCCGGGCAATCGACGTCGTGGAGGAGGGGGGCGTCTGGTCACCGATCTTTCAATACCTCACCCGGGAGGGCGAGCCGGCCTATTGGGAGGACCGCGCGCACGGGGTGGTCGCCGTATCGCGGGCTCGGTTCGCGGAGGTCGGCGGCGTGCCGGAGTTCGAGAGCTGGGGCGGCGAGGACGATCTGTTCTACGACCGCCTCGCCCGGATCGGTCCCGTCGTCCGGGAGCGGGCGGAGGGCCTGCGGCATCAGTGGCACCCGGACCGCCTGCGGCACGTTCACTACCGCCGGGCGCCCGGGGAGGATTTTCAGGATTATCAACGGGCGTGCCCGGCGACCGCGGGGCCGGGCGCCGGGTCGGGGACCGGCGGCACCTATTACGGCGTGCACCCGCACTGGGCGGGGGAGCTCACGCTGTTCGCCGACGGCCGTTTCGTGCGGGCGGGAGCCCACGCGGGCGGTTACGAGCAGGTTCCGGGGCGGTCGCTCGTCCTCGCCTGGGACGACTGGCCCGCGGAACGGCTCGAATGGAACCCCGAGCGGGGCCTGTTTCAGTCCCCCGACGCGGCGTTCACCCTCCGCCGCCAGTCCGCCGCCCCGACCCCGCACGCTCCGGTATCCCGCTAA